The following coding sequences lie in one Lepeophtheirus salmonis chromosome 11, UVic_Lsal_1.4, whole genome shotgun sequence genomic window:
- the LOC121126178 gene encoding uncharacterized protein: MVQKKSSSQTISIVALLFLVGFVTGEFNLEGSWKEDQYKREHLNDFLYAIGMSWFKRVYVTSTSWENTQNIEVDGDKYHITGVKGPHAESFDISFVADNITVTDIPMGSLGGVMDGTAELKNGVLYTYLANKETGIVEMKISRKMIDDIDEKPAFEFKNVHIPSGVVYKAVFIKQN; encoded by the exons ATGGTTCAGAAGAAGTCATCATCACAAACCATCTCCATTGTTGCTCTTTTATTCCTTGTGGGATTTGTTACTGGAGAATTTAATTTGGAGGGATCATGGAAAGAGGATCAGTACAAAAGAGAGCATTTGAATGATTTCCTCTATGCCATTG GAATGAGTTGGTTCAAGCGTGTTTATGTGACGTCCACAAGTTGGGAAAATACGCAAAACATCGAGGTGGATGGAGACAAATATCATATAACAGGAGTCA aGGGCCCTCACGCTGAAtcatttgacatttcctttgtTGCGGACAATATTACTGTCACAGATATTCCTATGGGATCCCTTGGTGGTGTTATGGATGGTACGGCTGAGTTAAAGAACGGAGTTCTCTACACCTACTTAGCTAATAAAGAAACTGGAATTGTGGAGATGAAAATTTCCAGAAAGATGATTGACGACATTGATGAAAAGCCTGCATTTGAGTTCAAGAATGTGCATATCCCATCTGGAGTTGTGTACAAAGCTGTTTTTATCAAGCAAAActaa